In the genome of Streptomyces collinus, one region contains:
- the nadD gene encoding nicotinate-nucleotide adenylyltransferase encodes MGEQDMPTGPAHETPHDPAQDTASGTGRHPEPRRASAAAGTDGPRTSPSRPGKRRLGVMGGTFDPIHHGHLVAASEVAAAFHLDEVVFVPTGQPWQKSHRSVSPAEDRYLMTVIATAENPQFSVSRIDIDRGGPTYTVDTLRDLRALNPDTDLFFITGADALAQILTWRDSEELFSLAHFIGATRPGHHLDDSGLPEGGVSLVEVPALAISSTDCRARVAKGDPIWYLVPDGVVRYIDKRELYRGE; translated from the coding sequence ATGGGAGAGCAGGACATGCCTACCGGTCCGGCGCACGAGACGCCGCACGACCCGGCACAGGACACGGCGAGCGGTACCGGGCGACACCCGGAGCCCCGCCGTGCCTCCGCGGCGGCCGGGACCGACGGTCCCCGCACGAGCCCGTCGCGGCCGGGCAAGCGCCGCCTCGGCGTCATGGGCGGCACCTTCGACCCGATCCACCACGGGCACCTGGTGGCGGCCAGCGAGGTCGCCGCGGCGTTCCACCTCGACGAGGTGGTCTTCGTCCCGACCGGCCAGCCCTGGCAGAAGAGCCACCGCAGCGTCTCGCCGGCCGAGGACCGCTACCTGATGACGGTCATCGCGACCGCCGAGAACCCGCAGTTCTCCGTGAGCCGCATCGACATCGACCGCGGCGGCCCCACCTACACCGTGGACACCCTGCGCGACCTGCGCGCGCTCAACCCGGACACGGACCTGTTCTTCATCACCGGCGCCGACGCGCTCGCCCAGATCCTCACCTGGCGGGACAGCGAGGAACTGTTCTCCCTGGCGCACTTCATCGGAGCCACCCGGCCGGGCCACCACCTGGACGACTCCGGGCTTCCCGAGGGCGGTGTCTCACTGGTGGAGGTTCCCGCTCTGGCCATCTCCTCCACCGACTGCCGTGCGAGAGTCGCCAAGGGCGATCCCATCTGGTACCTGGTGCCGGACGGAGTCGTGCGCTATATCGACAAGCGCGAGCTGTACCGCGGCGAGTGA